A portion of the Homalodisca vitripennis isolate AUS2020 chromosome 2, UT_GWSS_2.1, whole genome shotgun sequence genome contains these proteins:
- the LOC124353827 gene encoding sodium-coupled monocarboxylate transporter 1-like, producing MEDLEEGPAMFGPEEYFVVALMMLLSLVIGVYFTFWSRQDSYSEYMLGGRKMGVFPVTMSLVASNISGIALVGNPAEVYSYGTLYSVVMLSDMVVPIINIAMFLPVFYNLQLNTLYEYLELRFNHDTRVLGSLIFTISQIVYMPAIIYVPSLVFNQVSGLSVLVVQLF from the exons ATGGAGGACTTGGAGGAAGGACCGGCCATGTTCGGCCCAGAAGAGTACTTCGTGGTGGCTTTGATGATGCTGCTGTCTCTTGTCATCGGAGTGTATTTTACCTTCTGGTCTCGCCAAGACTCCTACAGCGAGTACATGCTGGGCGGCAGGAAGATGGGAGTGTTCCCTGTCACTATGTCACTAGTAGCCAG TAACATCTCAGGTATAGCCCTAGTCGGTAACCCAGCAGAGGTCTACTCCTACGGCACCCTCTACAGTGTGGTGATGCTGTCGGATATGGTGGTTCCTATAATAAATATCGCCATGTTCCTGCCTGTCTTCTACAACTTGCAGCTCAACACGCTTTATGAG TATTTAGAACTGAGATTCAATCATGATACCAGAGTACTTGGATCCCTCATTTTTACGATTTCTCAG ATAGTGTACATGCCTGCAATAATTTACGTGCCATCTTTAGTTTTCAACCAAG TTTCAGGTCTGTCAGTCCTTGTTGTGCAGCTTTTCTAA